The Mus musculus strain C57BL/6J chromosome 2, GRCm38.p6 C57BL/6J genome has a window encoding:
- the Olfr1130 gene encoding olfactory receptor 1130 has product MKFTEIRAEDNASTVTEFLLLGFSDLPNLQGILFGMFSIIYLIILVGNSFIIVITRIDPALQKPMYFFLANFSSLEICYVSVTLPRILFSIATQERKISVLSCATQLCFFLMLAATECFLLAVMSYDRYVAICNPLHYPLVMNPTKCTQLAAASWLGGIPVQIGQTCQIFSLHFCNSNQINHFLCDIPPILKLACGDTSINELSVYLVAILFAAVPFMLILASYGKIIATILKLPTATGRAKAFSTCSSHLLVVFLFFGSATITYLRPKSTHSPGTDKLFSLFYSIVTPMLNPLIYSLRNKEVIAALRKLLRIK; this is encoded by the coding sequence ATGAAATTCACAGAAATCAGGGCAGAGGATAATGCTTCCACTGTGACAGAGTTTCTCCTCCTGGGATTTTCAGACCTTCCTAACTTACAAGGGATTTTGTTTGGGATGTTCTCCATAATTTACTTGATCATATTGGTTGGAAATAGTTTCATAATTGTGATAACTAGAATTGATCCTGCACTACAGAAGCCCATGTATTTTTTCCTGGcaaatttttcttctctggaaatcTGTTATGTTTCAGTCACTCTCCCTAGGATTCTGTTTAGCATTGCTACTCAAGAGAGAAAGATTTCTGTCCTCAGCTGTGCCACCCAGTTGTGTTTCTTCCTTATGCTGGCAGCCACTGAGTGTTTCCTGCTGGCTGTGATGtcttatgaccgctatgtggccatctgtaacCCTCTGCACTATCCTTTGGTCATGAACCCAACAAAGTGCACTCAGCTGGCAGCAGCCTCCTGGCTTGGAGGCATCCCAGTCCAGATAGGACAAACCTGTCAGATATTTTCTCTACATTTCTGCAATTCTAACCAAATCAACCACTTCTTGTGTGACATACCACCCATTCTCAAGCTGGCCTGCGGAGACACGTCAATAAATGAGCTATCTGTCTATTTAGTGGCTATATTATTTGCTGCAGTCCCTTTTATGTTGATTCTTGCATCTTATGGCAAAATCATTGCCACCATTCTGAAGTTGCCAACAGCCACAGGACGGGCAAAAGCCTTCTCAACATGTTCTTCCCACTTGcttgtggtgtttttgttttttggatcaGCTACTATTACCTACTTGAGGCCAAAGTCCACCCATTCTCCAGGAACTGACAAACTATTCTCTCTGTTTTACAGCATTGTGACTCCCATGTTAAATCCTCTGATATACAGTCTTAGAAACAAGGAGGTGATTGCTGCACTGAGAAAATTGTTACGTATCAAGTAG
- the Olfr1131 gene encoding olfactory receptor 1131 produces MDIGNCSLNEFIFVGVTNNPEMKGTLFTIFLLIYLINLLGNIGMIILIRMDPQLHTPMYFFLSHLSFCDLCYSTAIGPKMLLDMFGKNKSIPFWGCALQLFIFCVFADSECVLLAVMAFDRYQAISNPLLYTANMSSRKCFMFMAGVYLVGTSDALIHTTLAFRLCFCGSNEINHFFCDLPPLYLLSCLDTQVNYLALFTIYGFLELSTISGVLVSYCYIISSILKIRSAEGRFKAFSTCTSHLTAVAIFQGTLLFTYFRPSSSYSLDQDKMTSLFYTLVIPMLNPLIYSLRNKDVKEALKKIKRKRWF; encoded by the coding sequence ATGGATATAGGAAACTGTTCCTTGAATGAATTCATTTTTGTGGGAGTTACCAATAACCCAGAGATGAAAGGGACGCTGTTTACCATATTTCTCCTCATCTATCTCATCAATCTTCTGGGGAATATtggaatgatcattttgatcaGAATGGATCCTCAGCTGCATAcacccatgtactttttcctGAGCCACCTGTCTTTCTGTGATCTTTGCTATTCCACAGCAATTGGTCCCAAGATGCTGCTAGATATGTTTGGCAAGAACAAGTCAATTCCTTTCTGGGGCTGTGCTCTGCAGCTcttcattttctgtgtctttgcaGATTCTGAGTGTGTGCTGCTGGCAGTCATGGCCTTTGATAGATACCAGGCCATTAGCAACCCCTTGCTCTACACAGCAAACATGTCCAGCAGGAAGTGTTTCATGTTCATGGCTGGAGTTTACCTGGTGGGAACATCAGATGCTTTGATACATACAACTTTGGCATTCCGCTTGTGTTTCTGCGGGTCTAATGAGATCAACCACTTCTTCTGTGATCTACCTCCACTTTACCTTCTCTCCTGCTTAGATACTCAAGTAAATTACCTGGCACTATTTACTATTTATGGCTTCCTTGAACTGAGCACCATCTCAGGAGTCCTTGTTTCTTACTGTTACATCATCTCATCAATCTTAAAAATCCGTTCAGCTGAAGGGAGATTTAAAGCTTTCTCCACCTGCACCTCTCACTTGACTGCAGTTGCTATTTTTCAAGGAACTCTACTCTTCACATATTTTCGACCAAGTTCTTCTTATTCCCTTGATCAAGACAAAATGACATCTCTATTTTATACCCTTGTGATTCCTATGCTGAACCCACTGATTTATAGTTTAAGGAACAAGGATGTGAAAGAGGCcttgaagaaaattaaaagaaaaagatggttTTAG
- the Olfr1132 gene encoding olfactory receptor 1132: protein MEKKNCSSVDEFIFLGITKNPDMRVTFFTTLLLVYLINLLANLGMIILIRVNTQLHTPMYFFLSHLSFCDLCYSTAIGPKMLVDLLVEEKSIPIVGCALQFFTFCIFADSECLLLAVMAYDRYQAISNPLLYTVNMSSRLCSLLMAGVYLVGTADALIHTTLTFRLCFCGSNEINHFFCDVPPLLLISCSDTEVNELAIFTIFGFIELSTISGVLVSYCYIISSVLKIGSAEGRFKAFSTCASHLTAVAVFQGTMLFMYFRPSSAYSLDQDKMTSLFYTLVIPMLNPLIYSLRNKDVKEAVVKLKNKW, encoded by the coding sequence atggaaaagaaaaattgcTCCTCAGTAGATGAATTCATCTTCTTGGGAATTACCAAGAACCCTGACATGAGAGTGACCTTCTTCACCACACTCCTACTTGTTTATCTCATTAATCTTCTGGCCAACCTTGGGATGATCATCTTAATTAGAGTGAACACTCAgctgcacacacccatgtactttttcctcaGCCACCTCTCTTTCTGTGACCTCTGCTATTCCACAGCAATTGGACCCAAGATGTTGGTGGATCTTTTAGTTGAGGAGAAATCGATTCCCATTGTTGGTTGTGCTTTGCAGTTTTTTACGTTCTGCATCTTTGCAGATTCTGAGTGTCTACTGCTGGCAGTGATGGCCTATGACAGATACCAGGCCATCAGTAACCCATTGCTCTACACAGTGAACATGTCCAGCCGGCTGTGCTCCCTCCTGATGGCTGGAGTTTACCTGGTGGGAACAGCAGATGCTTTGATACATACAACCCTGACCTTCCGCTTGTGTTTCTGTGGATCCAATGAGATCAACCACTTTTTTTGTGATGTGCCTCCTCTTCTATTAATATCTTGCTCAGATACAGAGGTCAATGAGTTAGCTATATTCACAATTTTCGGGTTCATTGAGCTGAGTACCATTTCTGGAGTCCTTGTTTCTTATTGCTACATCATATCATCAGTCTTGAAGATCGGTTCTGCTGAGGGGCGGTTTAAAGCTTTCTCTACCTGTGCTTCCCACCTGACTGCTGTTGCAGTATTCCAGGGGACTATGCTCTTCATGTATTTCCGGCCAAGTTCTGCCTACTCTCTAGATCAAGACAAAATGACCTCACTCTTCTACACCCTGGTGATTCCAATGTTGAACCCTCTGATTTACAGCCTGAGGAACAAAGATGTGAAAGAGGCTGTggtaaaattaaagaataaatggtGA